The following are encoded in a window of Pieris napi chromosome 23, ilPieNapi1.2, whole genome shotgun sequence genomic DNA:
- the LOC125061085 gene encoding putative ATP-dependent RNA helicase TDRD12 isoform X3, whose protein sequence is MLPSGSYRIKIIHYCNPHLIWVDKDNVLEQIGIYGIVPHGKTVTFNPETNSYCLTEYENDKWLPAAMNLMKEFFADATEIWFSVIHLDDGCIFDGKHKYGDIYCNTKSGLKNLSTFLTKSSFAINDKGVFHQKLSQKLHTKLNYMDMRDVIRNLNVYYKKITNKFELYEKDLNMNKSDVLEEVNWKFEEKGTDKDFAMKTYGQKMDEKPKNMKMFKKLEMFQIWKKNMEAETKISSAKEDKEPNIEIKEEIKNEIFNVRPTQKKESNVLESEKAPKMENNSDEDINDLMQYINTKYPKRNIKMSKNVIKDDKINLNTITSSMCSFVDNIVTPVVMVHSKLKKNIKPIFTMRDIPFNEHIQIVLKKMSITRPMSIQSITWHTILRGHSIFIIGPKFCGKTMGYLASVCRLISDGTPEISNCVGPICIIVCATAESVTQIEKNAKMLLGFKDRILAVYSGVDDLFIATSLLNGCDLLISTPSVLVRLLQDNDFGVDLRRIRIIVLDDCERMNEVYRRELKFFVQKIKEVENSRSNKELKVQFVVASRIWCDFMEPLAKKVPDAVISIGAFPECVIYSKAKMTVSFVKNDKIGSVLEFLDEIDASKKVVIVCRLDDEVKILEKGLKCRQNYIFACNNEMNLSDLHNLNSSWNDYDAPLIGPILICTDENLSHLNITDANYLVHYSLPKAYFFFRKRFFVLNEKYPSIFHSNNDSVKIKIILEEVNTDKLPKILNFVKRCTKDIPPVLDEICSKILAEKDVMKAETLVPICGNLLTLGYCPEFYDCRNRHSALKGYDDPPKWVPRYGIVTFKIIHLHTAVNYSARLLTHIENSKQIKFPAMHTLSIKLGMYFGNVANRQLHGIPKVGDICAVSVKLDSFARCQVVKIICRTRGSYRVLIKLLDEEKYEETRDIYLYHLPESLISIETYTVQIRLVNLQPKDNDVTFSELALDNIKSLVGDEDSYVRGRIVGVIGNCLFFDTLEVCENLTSLDRVVVKHDLKQELLQMHAEKYPDHFNKIKELCGPNFSTVPTSAVKKTKKKKEKGTWAHLNIGEIEGIFITSVIDPEQFLVRVSKFEPCMQVLLKDIETYIDSNPEPLIDAEVGDIILAKFPNDDVYERARVEKVEGNMINCFFVDQGDLAYVPLKDAMPIADKLINKLPFQSIECRLIGVKPTGNVWTDFCNTWLSNYADEGTKHFFAKPFNKQPATTTGGNKYSIALVDTSSSADIIINQLMLDLNIASTLEDEIHYLKDVVPNTGTPEDWENLDKTTPDIPNVSSMPKLIRSVPLIASDCDSNQSDPWEMYNMADFASHLKQPQNTKQAKQNLPAIMPLADNANTTISSDKSSSIDLSVSKSNDLDSDDTGSSTKPQCAILDETRQPKLLWCQDKAVVQIKIQLIGVEEYEMAIKDRSIKFSTHLHETKYAFDFELYGVVDTGKSSHSNKGQYILVKLVKILQKNWATLGNFDGIKRWIVYDVDNLDTSSDEEVVDDSIVNIVKELHEREDTDSDDDVDFIYY, encoded by the exons ATGCTGCCATCGGGGAGTTATAGaatcaaaataatacattactgTAATCCTCATTTAATATGGGTAGACAAAGACAATGTTTTAGAGCAAATTGGTATCTATGGTATTGTACCACATGGAAAAACAGTAACATTTAATCCAGAAACAAATTCATACTGCTTGACGGAGTATGAAAACGACAAGTGGCTGCCAGCTGCAATGAATCTTATGAAGGAGTTCTTTGCTGATGCAACAGAGATATGGTTTTCTGTGATACATTTGGATGATGG TTGTATATTCGACGGAAAGCACAAATATGGCGATATTTATTGCAATACTAAATCTGGTCTGAAAAATCTGTCAACATTTCTAACAAAGTCATCATTTGCAATTAATGATAAAGGTGTGTTTCATCAAAAGTTATCACAGAAGCTGCACACCAAGCTGAATTATATGGACATGAGAGATGTTATTAGAAAtcttaatgtatattataaaaaaattacgaacaaatttgaattatacgaaaaagatttaaatatgaataaaagtgATGTGCTGGAAGAGGTCAATTGGAAATTCGAAGAGAAAGGGACGGACAAAGATTTTGCTATGAAAACGTATGGGCAGAAAATGGATGAAAAACCGAAGAATATGAAGATGTTTAAGAAATTGGAAATGTTTCAAATATGGAAGAAGAATATGGAGGCAGAGACAAAAATTT CATCAGCTAAAGAAGATAAGGAACCGAACATTGAAATCAAAGAAGAAATTAAGAACGAAATTTTCAATGTCAGACCAACCCAAAAAAAGGAATCTAATGTATTAGAATCTGAAAAAGCTCCCAAAATGGAAAATAATAGCGATGAagatattaatgatttaatgcaatatattaatacaaaatatccaaaaagaaatataaaaatgagtaaaaatgtaataaaagatgacaaaataaatttaaacactaTAACCTCTTCAATGTGTAGTTTTGTCGACAATATAGTTACGCCAGTCGTAATGGTGCattcgaaattaaaaaaaaatataaaacccaTATTTACAATGCGGGATATACCATTCAATGAACACATACagattgtgttaaaaaaaatgtccatCACGCGGCCAATGTCGATACAGTCCATCACTTGGCATACGATTCTAAGGGGACACAGTATTTTCATCATAGGCCCTAAGTTTTGCGGTAAAACTATGGGTTATCTGGCAAGTGTCTGCCGTTTAATTAGTGATGGGACACCTGAAATCAGCAATTGTGTTGGGCCTATATGTATCATCGTCTGTGCTACAGCTGAATCCGTGACTCAAATCGAGAAGAACGCTAAAATGCTTCTTGGGTTTAAAGATCGGATTCTAGCTGTTTATTCTGGGGTAGATGATTTGTTTATTGCCACAAGTCTTTTGAATGGGTGTGATCTGTTAATATCCACACCATCGGTTTTAGTTCGGTTGCTGCAAGATAATGATTTTGGTGTTGACTTACGCAGGATCAGAATCATCGTTCTGGATGATTGTGAACGAATGAACGAAGTTTATAGAAGAGAGCTTAAATTCTTtgttcaaaaaattaaagaggtCGAAAATTCCAGGTCTAATAAGGAGCTTAAAGTTCAATTTGTCGTTGCGTCCAGGATTTGGTGCGATTTTATGGAACCGCTAGCGAAGAAAGTCCCTGATGCTGTTATAAGTATCGGTGCATTCCCGGAATGCGTGATCTATTCGAAGGCGAAAATGACAGTTAGCTTTgtgaaaaatgataaaattggGTCTGTCTTAGAGTTTTTGGACGAAATCGATGCGTCAAAGAAAGTAGTAATTGTGTGTAGATTGGATGATGAGGTAAAAATTCTGGAGAAGGGGTTGAAATGTCGccaaaattacatatttgcaTGTAATAATGAAATGAACCTGTCGGATCTTCACAATCTTAACTCGAGCTGGAATGATTATGACGCACCTTTGATAGGCCCGATTCTTATTTGTACAGATGAGAATTTATCCCATCTCAATATTACCGATGCAAATTATCTCGTCCATTACTCTCTACCCAAAGCGTATTTCTTCTTTAGAAAACGATTTTTCGTTTTAAACGAAAAATACCCGTCGATTTTTCATTCGAACAACGATTctgtcaaaattaaaattatcctCGAGGAAGTGAATACGGACAAATTACCGAAGATTTTAAACTTCGTAAAGAGGTGCACTAAGGATATTCCGCCTGTTCTGGATGAAATCTGCAGTAAAATACTAGCTGAAAAGGATGTGATGAAGGCTGAAACATTAGTTCCGATTTGCGGTAACCTTTTAACCTTGGGTTATTGCCCAGAGTTCTACGACTGTCGGAATCGTCATTCGGCGTTGAAGGGCTACGATGATCCACCTAAATGGGTTCCTCGATATGGGATTGttacttttaaaatcattCATCTCCACACAGCTGTAAATTACTCCGCTCGCCTGTTAACTCACATTGAGAATAGTAAACAAATCAAGTTCCCCGCGATGCACACCCTTTCTATTAAACTTGGCATGTATTTCGGTAATGTTGCGAACAGACAACTTCACGGTATACCAAAAGTAGGCGATATCTGCGCTGTGTCGGTGAAACTGGATTCGTTCGCGAGGTGTCAAgtcgtaaaaattatttgccGAACTCGCGGTTCCTACCGAGTGTTGATAAAGCTATTAGATGAGGAGAAATATGAGGAAACaagagatatatatttatatcatttgCCGGAGAGTCTAATTTCTATTGAAACGTATACTGTGCAAATTCGTTTGGTAAATCTCCAACCAAAAGATAATGATGTGACGTTTTCAGAACTGGCTCTTGATAACATTAAAAGCCTTGTTGGTGATGAAGATTCTTACGTAAGAGGCCGTATTGTTGGTGTAATTGGAAACTGTCTCTTTTTTGATACGTTAGAAGTATGTGAAAACCTTACATCGTTAGACCGAGTCGTTGTTAAGCATGACTTGAAACAGGAACTCCTACAAATGCATGCGGAAAAATACCCtgatcattttaataaaattaaagagtTGTGTGGTCCAAACTTTTCAACAGTCCCTACCTCAGCTGTGAAGAAGactaagaaaaagaaagaaaaaggcACCTGGGCGCATTTGAATATTGGTGAAATAGAgggaatttttattacttccGTAATAGATCCCGAGCAGTTCTTAGTACGTGTTAGTAAATTCGAACCGTGCATGcaggttttattaaaagatattGAAACATATATAGACAGCAACCCAGAACCGTTGATAGATGCGGAAGTGGGTGATATAATACTGGCGAAATTTCCTAACGACGATGTATACGAACGCGCGAGAGTCGAGAAAGTTGAAGGCAACATGATAAATTGTTTCTTTGTGGATCAAGGCGACTTGGCGTATGTTCCATTAAAAGACGCGATGCCTATAGcagataaattaattaataaactcccTTTCCAAAGCATTGAATGTCGTCTAATAGGTGTTAAACCAACTGGAAATGTTTGGACAGATTTCTGTAATACATGGCTATCGAACTACGCGGATGAGGGAACAAAGCACTTCTTCGCTAAACCTTTTAACAAACAACCGGCCACTACTACCGGTGGCAATAAATACTCCATCGCTTTAGTAGATACAAGTTCCAGCgctgatattattattaatcaattgATGCTGGATTTAAATATAGCAAGTACATTGGAAGATGAAATTCATTACCTTAAAGACGTCGTGCCAAACACGGGAACGCCTGAAGATTGGGAAAATCTAGACAAAACTACACCAGATATTCCAAATGTCTCGTCTATGCCTAAACTGATACGATCAGTTCCTTTGATTGCGTCTGATTGTGATTCAAACCAATCAGATCCCTGGGAAATGTACAACATGGCTGACTTTGCCTCCCACTTAAAGCAACCTCAAAACACAAAGCAAGCTAAACAAAATCTTCCAGCGATAATGCCTTTAGCCGATAATGCAAATACAACCATTTCAAGTGACAAATCAAGCTCTATTGATCTTTCAGTATCTAAGAGTAATGATTTAGATTCAGACGACACCGGGTCTTCGACAAAACCACAATGCGCCATCCTTGATGAAACACGACAGCCCAAGCTCCTATGGTGTCAGGATAAAGCCGTTGTGCagataaaaatacaactaATTGGCGTAGAAGAATACGAAATGGCAATTAAGGATCGGTCAATAAAATTCTCAACACATTTGCATGAGACGAAGTACGCGTTTGACTTTGAACTTTACGGCGTTGTTGATACGGGAAAAAGTTCACATTCAAATAAGGGGCAATATATATTAGTGAAACTGgtaaaaatattgcaaaaaaattGGGCTACTCTTGGAAATTTCGATGGAATTAAGCGATGGATTGTCTATGACGTTGACAATTTGGATACGTCGTCTGATGAAGAAGTTGTGGATGATTCTATAGTGAACATTGTTAAGGAATTGCATGAGAGGGAAGATACAGATAGTGATGATGATGtggattttatatattattaa